AAGGTGGTAAAGATAAACCGTTAACGATAATAGGGCCAAAAGGAATTGCAAAATTTATACAAACGGCGCTAGAAATTTCACAATCTAATTTAAATTATCAACTTACAGTAAATGAATTTAATACGGAAACTGAATTAAATGTAGATGGGTTTCATATCCAAGCTTTACCATTAAAGCATGGCATTTTATCAGTGGGGTACAGAATAACTGCACCAGATATTGAAGGTAAATTAGACGTCGAGAAATTGAAAGCGTTAGGTATGGAACCTGGACCTAAATATCAAGAAGTTAAAGCTAATGAAACATTTGATTACAATAACCAAACATATCAATCTAAAGATTTTAAAGGTCCTAAGAAGAAGGGGAAAGTTATCTCAATATTTGGAGATACGATGCCTTGTCAAAATGAATGGATACTCGCTAAAGATGCAGATGTCATTGTTCATGAAACGACCTATATTGAAGGAGATAATAGTTTGGCGAGCGCTCACTTTCATAGTCATATAGAAGATGTCTTTAAGTTAATGAAAGATGTAAATGTTAAACAAGGATTGTTTACACATTTATCGAATCGTTATGAAATAGAAGATATACAAGAAGTAGAGCAATCATTAAAAGCGTCAACTGATCATCAATTTCACTTTGTTAAAGATTATGATTGTTTTCAAATATAAAAACGATGAAAGTATCTCGAGCATACTTTCATCGTTTTTTTAATTAATCTTCTTCAGCTTCTGCAAGTTCGATACTTCTTTTAACTGCTGCATTTAAACAATCTAAGAAAACTGCTTCAATATCATGATTGCTTAAAGCGTTTAATCCAGCCTGAGTAGTACCACCTTTAGATGTGATGTTTTTACGTAATTGATCCATTTTTAAATCAGAACGTTCAATCATTTTACCTGTACCGATAATTAATTCTTTAATAGATTCTTCGACTTGAGATTGCTCAATACCAAGTTTAGTACCAGCGTTAACGTATTGTTCGAATACATGATATAAAAATGCTGGGCCACTGCC
This portion of the Mammaliicoccus vitulinus genome encodes:
- the rnz gene encoding ribonuclease Z, which translates into the protein MELTFLGTSAGLPTKERNTQSIAFNCLPYENQIWLFDVGEATQHRILHTGIKLGKVSHIFITHLHGDHIFGLPGLLTSRSFQGGKDKPLTIIGPKGIAKFIQTALEISQSNLNYQLTVNEFNTETELNVDGFHIQALPLKHGILSVGYRITAPDIEGKLDVEKLKALGMEPGPKYQEVKANETFDYNNQTYQSKDFKGPKKKGKVISIFGDTMPCQNEWILAKDADVIVHETTYIEGDNSLASAHFHSHIEDVFKLMKDVNVKQGLFTHLSNRYEIEDIQEVEQSLKASTDHQFHFVKDYDCFQI